One part of the Magallana gigas chromosome 5, xbMagGiga1.1, whole genome shotgun sequence genome encodes these proteins:
- the LOC105327353 gene encoding natterin-4-like — MAVWVSISGSHIPENAIRAGYEENGNPLFIARAKKEGTWTPGKCGSHLEGAYIPYNGKEFIIKDYEVLVYPINALGFLDWKQASGGNVPDNAFKTDKDLYVGRANHAGGLIPGKISTRYKVAYIGYGLKEHTTKEYEVLCQIK, encoded by the coding sequence ATGGCAGTGTGGGTATCAATATCCGGAAGTCATATTCCGGAAAATGCCATACGTGCCGGATACGAGGAGAACGGAAATCCTCTGTTTATTGCCCGGGCAAAGAAGGAAGGCACATGGACCCCCGGAAAATGCGGATCTCACCTTGAAGGAGCTTATATCCCTTACAACGGCAAGGAATTCATCATTAAAGATTACGAGGTTCTCGTATATCCGATTAACGCCCTGGGATTCTTAGATTGGAAGCAAGCATCTGGCGGAAACGTCCCCGACAACGCCTTCAAAACAGACAAAGATCTGTACGTGGGACGGGCTAATCACGCCGGAGGTCTGATTCCGGGTAAAATTAGCACTCGCTATAAGGTTGCTTACATTGGATACGGGCTGAAAGAGCACACCACAAAAGAATACGAAGTCCTCTGTCAAATCAAGTAG